In Deinococcus maricopensis DSM 21211, the sequence GGGCACGCGCTGCTCCAGCACCAGACGGCACTTGAGGCCTTCCTTGACGGCGGCGGCGAGGGTGAGGCGGCAGTGGTTGCTCTGAACGGCGCCGACGGTGATGAGCGTGTCGGCGCCCTGCGCGAGAGCGTCGGCTACGAGGAATTCGAGTTTGCGGGTTTTGTTGCCGCCGCCGGTGAGGCCGGTGAGGTCGTCGCGTTTGATGTAAAGGTCAGGGCCGCCGAGATGGGCGCTGAGGTGCGTGAGTTTCTCGATGGGGGTGGCGTGGGGGGTGTAGACGCGCCGTGGGAAGCGGGCGAGATGCATGGGGTTCCTCCTGAAAGCCCACCCACCGTAAGTTTGTTGATAATTCTTGTCAACAGAGTGTGTAGACAACCCGCCGGATGCCCACTCCCCCCAGCGTGTCCGCCGTCAGACACAATAGGACCGTGGACGCACAACCGCTCGACTGGCAGAACCTCGGCTTCAACTACATCAAAACGGACCTGCGCTACCTCTCGCACTGGCGGGACGGCGCATGGGACGACGGCACCCTCACCGAAGACAACCAGCTGCACATCAGCGAAGGCAGCACCGCCCTGCACTACGGCCAGCAGTGCTTCGAAGGCCTCAAGGCGTACCGCGCGCAGGACGGCTCCATCAGCCTCTTCCGCCCCGACCAGAACGCCGCGCGCATGCAGCGCTCCTGCGCGCGCCTCCTGATGCCCGCCGTCCCCACCGACAAGTTCATCGAGGCGTGCCGTCAGGTCGTCCTCGCCAACGAACGCTTCGTGCCCCCCTACGGCACGGGCGGCGCGCTGTACCTGCGCCCCTACGTCATCGGCGTCGGCGACAACATCGGCGTGCGCAGCGCCTCCGAATTCATCTTCGGCGTGTTCTGCATCCCGGTCGGCGCGTACTTCAAGGGCGGCCTCACCCCCACGAACTTCATGGTGTCCAGCTACGACCGCGCTGCCCCCAACGGCACCGGCGCCGCCAAGGTCGGCGGGAACTACGCCGCCAGCCTCCTCGCCAACCACGAAGCCAAGGCGCGGCACTTCGCGGACTGCATCTACCTCGACCCGGCCACGCACACCAAGATCGAGGAGGTCGGCGCCGCGAACTTCTTCGCCATCACCCGCGACGGCCGCCGCTTCGTGACGCCCAAATCCCCGTCCATCCTCGAAAGCATCACCAAGTACTCCCTGCTCGACATTGCCCGCGACCGCCTCGGCCTGGACGTCGAGGAAGGCGACGTGTACATTGACCAGCTCGACCAGTACAGCGAAGCGGGCGCGTGCGGCACCGCCGCCGTCATCACGCCCATCGGCGGCATTCAGCACGGTGACCACTACCACGTCTTCTACAGCGAAACGGACGTCGGCCCGGTCACGCGCGCTCTGTACGACGAACTCATCGGCATTCAGTTCGGTGACCGCCCCGCCCCCGACGGCTGGCTCGTCAAGGTGAAATGACCGCCTGAGGACCCACTGGGCCCTGAACCCCACTCGATACGCTGTGGGCACTTCAACCCGCCCGGCGGTTGGTCTTCAAGCTTCAGGCATCGCCCTCAACACAGCGCCTGCACTTCAGGCGCTGTGTCCACCGGGAAGCCGCCCGCGCGGGGTGCCCTGAAGGCGCGTCCACTGCTCCATTTGGTCCAGTGGACGCGCCCAGGCATTGCCGCGCCTGCTCAGGG encodes:
- a CDS encoding branched-chain amino acid aminotransferase; the protein is MDAQPLDWQNLGFNYIKTDLRYLSHWRDGAWDDGTLTEDNQLHISEGSTALHYGQQCFEGLKAYRAQDGSISLFRPDQNAARMQRSCARLLMPAVPTDKFIEACRQVVLANERFVPPYGTGGALYLRPYVIGVGDNIGVRSASEFIFGVFCIPVGAYFKGGLTPTNFMVSSYDRAAPNGTGAAKVGGNYAASLLANHEAKARHFADCIYLDPATHTKIEEVGAANFFAITRDGRRFVTPKSPSILESITKYSLLDIARDRLGLDVEEGDVYIDQLDQYSEAGACGTAAVITPIGGIQHGDHYHVFYSETDVGPVTRALYDELIGIQFGDRPAPDGWLVKVK